A stretch of DNA from Natrinema halophilum:
CGAAAACCGTCGTCGATCGAACCGACGAAATCGCCGCTTCGGCGGGCAATCGTCCGGGAACGATCACCTACTATGCCGACTACGGGGAGAGAGCGGTCGAACCGCTCGAAACGCGGGAAGCGATCGAAACCGTTCACCGACTGGGTCGGCTACTTCGCGATGGGACGCTGTTACCGGCAGCCGACGCGGCGAGCCACCTCGGAGGACGGGGCCGACGCGACGACGACATCGATGATGGGCCCTCCATCCGGATTCCACGCAGTCGCCGACCGACCGCACTGACGACAGATACCGTTCGATTTCCGGTCGATGCCCTCGCGTCGACTGCCGAGCTTCCGGTCGCGATCCGCCACAGCTACTCCGCGATCGACACCCACGAGACCTGTCCCCGAAAGCACTACCTCGATCACGTCGTCCGCGCGATCGACGATCCGCTCGAGGCGACGGAGACGATCCCTGTCGCGGGACCGAACGCCTCGACAGAACCGGGTGCCGTCTCGGAATCGGACGCCTCGACGGAGACGAGCGTCGATGAGTCACCGCCAGCCGAGGCCAACGGCGGGACAGCGACGGCGCAGGCCGAGTCACCGTCACAAATCGTCGGCACGCTCTTTCACGACATCGCAGAGGAGGCCTTTCACCGCGACGCCGCGACGCGCGCTGCGTGGCGCGAGATCGCCATCCGGCAACTCACCGCGCGTGATGTGCTCGAGTACCGCAGTCAAGTCCTCGCCAGTATCGATCGCTATTTCGAGGCGACCGCACCCGCGTTCGGCCGGCCAGTCGCCGACTGGGACCCCCTCGCGGCGGAACTGCCGTTCTCACTCGAAGACGTCGACGGTGTGACGGGAGCCGTCGTCGGCTACGTTGACTCGGTGCGACGGCTTCCCGATGGTGGCCTCGCCGTACTCGATTACAAAACGACTGACGAGCGAATCGACGCCGAAGACGCCGTTCAGCTGGCGCTCTACCGACGGGCCTGTGTAGACCGGTTCGACGAGCCGGTTGCGACCGTCGGCTACGTCTACGTCGGCGACGTCGACGAACCGCGAATCGACCTCTTCGACGCCGACGAACTGCCATCGTGGAAAACCGTCCTCGAGGCGCTCGAGTCGGTCGACGATCCGTCGTTTACGGAGACGAGGGCGGGAGAACACTGTCGGCGCTGCCCGCATCGGTCGCTGGGGTGCGGGCCGGCGGAGTACACGCCGGCCCGCGAGCTGTCGAACGACGACTGAACGAATACGGACGCGCGGGACAGAGCCAGGATGCTGTTGGAATGTCGGCAGTCGGCCATAACGGCCTCAGCAGGGAGATACCACCAGGGAATTGAGTACACGCAATCGGTTTCGGGGAACCATACAGCCCCTCGAGATGGACAGAATCAGAGCCGGCGTCGATGCGGTCATCACGGCGATCGAAGTGAGAATAGAAAACGCGTCGGATTAAGACTGCCAGTCGAATCGCTCCGGGTTCCGCGTCGCCAGCGCCGTCCGAACCGCGGCGACGTTCTCGGCGCCGTCGTGGACCCGGACGATGTCGGCCCCCCGGTCGGCCGCGAGGGCGGTGGCCGCGACGGTGGCCTCGAGTCGCTCGCCGGGATCGCGACCGATCTGGGCGAACATGCTCTTGTGGGAGTGCCCGAACAGCACCGGACACCCCAGCGCGTGGAACTCGTCGATCCGGTCGAGTAGTTCGAAGCTTTCGGCCGCGGACTTGCCGAAGCCGATGCCGGGGTCGACGATGATTCGGTCGCGGTCGAGGCCGGCCTTCTCGGCGAGCAAGACTCGCTCGGAAAGGTGATCGATCACGTCCGCGACGACGTCGTCGTACTCGACGTCGCGGTCGGGCACGACCGGTGCGTCGATACTGTGCATCACCACCAGTCCAGCGTCGTGGTCGGCGGCAACGAAGCGCATCTTGGGGTCCTCGAGCCCGGAGACGTCGTTGATGATGTCCGCACCCGCCTCGAGTGCCGCGTCAGCGACCGCCGCCCGGCGAGTGTCGACCGAAATCAGCGCGTCGAGATCGGCGATTCGCTCGATCACAGGCACGACTCGATCCAGTTCCTCGTCGATCGAGACGGGATCTGCACCCGGCCGCGTCGACTCCCCGCCGACGTCGATCACGTCGACGTCGGCGTCGACCATCGCCCTGGCGCGGGCCACGGCGTCCTCGAGGGCGTCGTATCGACCCCCATCGTGGAAGCTATCCGGGGTGACGTTCAGAATACCCATCACCGACGGACGGTCCGCCCAGGGGAACGTGGCCTCGGTCGAATCGCCTGTCGTTCGAGCGGATGAACGGGACCAGCCCACGGTTCGTCGTTCCGTCGGAACCCTCTCGGTTTCTGGTGCCGTTTCGTCATCGGCGACGTCGGCAGCGCCAGCATCGATTTCGAGCGTGGTGCGTAACTCGCGGGCGACGTCGGCCAGCCCGTGGGGTCGCGAACGATTCTCGAGGACCTCGACGAGGGCCTCGAACTGGGCGAGCGTCCCCATCAAAACGGCGTCGACCGCCTCGTCGTCGCGATCGAGTCCCGAAAGGGCGCATTCGCCACCGAGACGAAGCAGTTCCTCCTGCAGGACCGTCGCTTGCCGGTCTCGGAGCGCCGTCCTGACGACTCGGTGGACGGCATCGCCGTCGAGCCGTTCGACGTCACCCGCGGCGACGTTCGCATCCTCGAGCGTCTCGCGGGCGTCAGAGAGGTCCCTGACACGCTTCGGTACGTCGGTGCGAGTCCACCGCGAGCGCGCTTCCGCGACGGCAAACAGGGAGCCGGTGACGAGCACGCAGTCGTCGCTCTCGGCCGCGTCGAGTGCGGTCGCGAGGGCGTCCTGTACTGCGGCCTCGGTCCGAACCGTGCTCGCACCGGCGTCGGCGAACGCCTCGGCGAGTACCGCACGGTCCTCGGCGCGCTCGAGCGACGGTTCAGTCGTGACGATGGCGTCGGGCGTGGGTAGCGCAGCGGCCATCGCGCGGTGATCCTTGTCGTGCATCGCCCCGAAGACGACGTGGAGTCGGTCGAAATCGTACGTCCCGAGCGTTTCGGCGAGTTGCTCGCAGGCACCCGGGTTGTGCGCACCGTCTAACACGACCAGCGGCTCGGTGTCCATCACCTCGAACCGGCCCGGCCAGTGGGCGCTTCGGAGTCCGTTCTCGAGGTCGGCGGTCGATACGTCGCCGACCTGCGTTGCGATCGCGGCGGCGATGCCGGCGTTGACGGCCTGGTATTCGCCAAGCAGCGGAATCCGCGTCTCGACGTGCCAGTCGTCCGCCTCGATCGAAACGGCGGCCTCGGTGTGGTTCGTCCGACCGCCGTACGTGACGCGGATGTCCGGCACGGAGCGTCCGTCCGTGGCATCCACAGTCTCGCTCGCGTCGTCCGCCTCCGGAGCCGTTCCCACCGTCACGACCTCGCCAGCGACGTCGCGGACCGCCTCGAGCGAGTCGCCGGTGACGCCGGTCACGAGCGGGTCACCGTCCGGGGCGACGTGGGCCTTATCGCGGGCGATTTCGGCTTCGGTGTCGCCGAGGATACCCGTGTGTTCGAGCGTGACGCTCGTCACCGCACTTGCGACCGGATCGACGACGCTCGTGGCGTCGTACTTCCCGCCGATACCGACCTCGAGGACGGCGATGTCGACGTCTTCGCGGCCGAACTGCCACAGCGCCATGGCGGTCATCGTCTCGAAGAAGGTCGGGGACTCGCCGTCGGCCGCCCGCTCCGTGATGTAGTCGCGGACGGCGTCGACGTAGTCGCAGACGGCAGTCTGTGGAATTTTCCGGCCGTCGACGCGGATTCGCTCGCGGAGATCCTCGAGGTGGGGCGAGGTGTAGAGACCGACGGAGTAGCCGGCCTCGCGCAGGGTTCGCTCGAGCATCCGGGCCGTGCTCCCTTTGCCGTTGGAGCCGGCGATCTGGACGCAGTCGACGTCAGCGTGTGGGTTCTCGAGGTGGGATAGCAGCCGGGCCGTCGACTCGGTGCCCGGCTTCGGGCGGAACCGCCGGAGATCGAAACAGAAGTCCGCCGCCTCGTGATACTCCATATTCAAACGAGAGAGCCCGATCGTTTTAGCGGTGGCGATAGGGTCCGAAACCGGGACCGAAGAAGACGAGCAGGGTGCGGAGCGGAGGCGGAGACAGGCGGCCACTGACGGTTCGCAGGAGTCCGGACGCAGCCGGCCATGGTGATGGAAATGGTCCGATTCGTCCGCGTCAGCGAGTGTTAACATGTTCGGAGGAAGACGCACCTTCCGGGAAGACACAGACTCTGGTAACGGGGCCCGAAACGACGATCGATACACCCCGAAGGAACCCATCAATGCCAGCGACCGATTTCGACACCGAACGAACGTACGGCGAGGACCGATTCACCACCCGCTCCGTCTTTCGAAGCGACCGGACAAAGGTCGTTCTCGGCTACTTCGAGCCGGGACAGTTCATTCCGGTTCACGCGCCCGGAAGCGACGTCGTAATCAGCGTTCGGTCGGGAACCGGCGTCGTTCGCGAGGGGGAGACGGACCACGTCGTCGGGCCCGACGACGTGGTCGTCGTCGAAGCCGACGTCGAACGAGGCGTGCGCGCCGACGAGGACGGCCGACTCGAAGCGCTGCTGGTGACGAGTCCGCCGCCGACCAATGCCGAACACGATCCCGTTCGAGAGGGCCTGCAACGCGAGGTGTTCGATCCCTGATCACGTAGAGCGGGAACACCACGTTGCGAGGACGGCACTCGTGTTCATTTCGATGACCGCGAAAGCGACGGCCGGCGGTTGGAGTCCCGGTATCGGTTACGCGTCCGACTCCAACCGGTCGATCAACCCATCGCGGAACGTCGCCTTCGTTCCCGCAGGACCGGTGATCGTCAGGTGCGTTTCCTCGTACGGCGGTAAGACGTCGATCGTGTACTCCGCAAACGAACAGCACTGCCGCTCGGTGGCGGCGAACGTCGCGACCGCCGCGAGGACGTCGTCGTCCCCGTCAACAGGAGCCTATACCCATCGTCACGCTCCGTCGCATCTCTGTCGTGCTCAGCCAGGACCGAGCGAACGTGTTCTGGTCGGTCCGCGTCCTGTTCGGCCGTCACCGTGCAGGCCACCGGTGGATCTGAATCGCGTTCGCTCATGTTGCATCGATACATTGGCGAGGCGGTGTCTAAGCTGTCAAATCCATCCCATCACAGTAACTTCGCTCGAGCGAACCGATCATCGAGAACTATAGTACTCGTTGAACGTCATTGCACACCCCGCTCGCGACTTCGCAGCCAGCGAGCGCTCGCTGGCCGCAGCAGTGCGAGCGGTGGGTAGATCGTTTCAACGACTACTATAGTGCAGCCGTCGAATTCGCGGCCAGTGTTCCGCCATCGGCTGCTCGAATCGCTCGAGCCGAGACGGGGGAGCTCCTCAACGGAAACTACCTAAAGCAGCGAGAGAGCCCGCCATTTACGGTGTGGATGTCATGTGCCCTGCAACCCGGTAGGTGGACGGAAGAAAAGTCCGTCGAGCAGGGCGAGCGCTGCGATAGCGACCCCGCCGAGAACGGCCACCTCGAAGGGGACGTTCAACATTCGACTGACGAGGGTGGTGACTGCGAACGCTGCCGGGATAGACCCGAGCAAGAGATCGTATCTGTCGATCGTCGAGAGTCGCTCTGCGATCCAGGATTCGTCCTCGGTTCCAGCGATGTCACTGTGCACCATTGTTCTCACCACCGGACGGTCGTACGATTGCTTCCTACTAAAAAATATCGGATCGAGGGCAGCAGAGGCGGCTTCATGCACTCTCCCCTCCTCTCGGTCCGTCTTTGATCGGCAGCGATACGTAAAGAGTCGCGTGCCCGTCGACCCCTATCACCCGTCCAGACCGGTCGGGCCGGGTCGAGCGACCGTCGTACCGGACGGTCCCCGACGGATCTCGCTCACTCGGCGGGTGGCTCTCGAAGTCCGTCTTCGCTCGGTTGGCGAGTGATTTCGAGAAACGCATCCTCGAGACTGCGCGCGTCGCCGGTCTCGGCGCGAGTCTTGAGCGTCTCAGGGTCGCCCTCGGCGACGAGCGTCCCATCGTGCAAAACGCCGATTTCGTCGGCCAGTTCGTCGACGACGGGAAGGATGTGCGTCGAAAGGAAAATCGTCATCTCCCGATCTGCGAGGTCGGCGATCGTATCCCGCATGGTCCGGGCCGCGCGAGGGTCGAGGCCGCTCGTGGGTTCGTCGAGGAAGGCGACATCCGGTTCGTGCAAGACCGCCTGGATGACGCCGACCTTCTGGCGCATCCCCTTCGAGTAGTCTTCGATGCGCTTGTTCGCGTCCGCCAGTAGGTCGAAGCGCTCGAGCATGGATTCGATGCGCTCCGTCGCCACGTTCTCGGGGATATCGCGGAGACCGGCGGCGTACTCGAGTTGTTCCCGGCCGGTGAGTTCGTCGTAGATTGGTGGCTCTTCGGGGAGGTAACCGATGTGAGGCGTGACGGATTCCCGGTCCGTAATCGGGTGACCCGCGACGCGGGCCGTGCCCGACGTCGGCTTCGTCAGCGTCGTCAGTATCCGCATCGTGGTCGTCTTGCCAGCGCCGTTCGGTCCGAGAAAGCCGTACACCGATCCTCGCTCGACGTCCATCGTCAGATCCGAAACGGCCGTCGTCTCGCCGTATCGTTTGGTCAGATTTTCGGTTTCGATAGCGAGGGCGTCGACAGGGCTCATACAGTTCATTTCCTCCCCACCGTAAGTAAAGATTTATCATATATGCGTTCCGTTCGAATGCACGCTGCCCTCTCCTCTCGAGCAACTGGGTGCGCATCAAAATCGACGTTCGCGCCGTCGGACTCGTCGAGATTCCCCGACTCCTCACGGAGTTCCCGGATTCGATCGACTCGACGGCGACGCCGATCTGCAAGCGCATCCGGCGGATTACCGGCGGAGCCGAGGTCGAAGGCGGCTCGAGGGGAGTTGGTGACGGATTGCGCGCGGAGTGATGACAGAAATCCAAATATTTTACTGATCGCACGGATCGAATGTAACTATGAGATCTACGGATCCCTGCGCTGCGAATCTAAAGCGAGGTGATCGCTGATGAGGTACGCGTCCGTCTCGATCGCCAGAACGGAGCTTCGACGGACAGTCCGGGCGATAACCGGGAACCGGATGAAACTGGTCATGATGGCCGTACTGGCGCTATTCCTGCTCGGGCCAGTCACGGCTGTCGGGCTGTTCTTTCTCCCGGAATTGGGGGCACAAGCAGCGGCCGGAATCGATGCAGACACCGCCGATATCGTGAGCAACGTTATTACCGGCGGCACTGCCGTCGTGTGGCTCGTGATCGTCTTCATGACGATCATGCGAACGGTTACGGCGGTCGCCGATGTCGACGAACCGTCGTTTCTCCTGGTGTCCACGCCGGTCCGAAACACCGTTCTGGGGATTATCGCCTGCGAAAGCGCGCTCTACGCGGTCGTTCTGCTCCCGTTTACGCTGCTTTACGCCGCAGCGTTCGCGTTCGGTGCGGGCACGGTGTTGCCGGTCCTCGTCACGCCAGTGCTGATTAGTCTCATCGTAGTGACAGCCGTTCCAGTCGGATTCGCGATCGGCGTCTGGGTCCGACATTTGATCACCGTCTACGAACCGATCGCACAGTATCGCACCCTGTTATTCACCGCGTTCTGGCTCGTCTATTTCGGCGCGATCGCAACCGGCCAGTTGGACAGAGTACTGCAAACGCTGTTCACCGTGTTACAATCGAGTCCACTCGGCTGGCCCGGTCACGTGCTACTGTTCGGGATCCCCGGCCTGGTACCGTCACCGCTCGGCCTCGGCGGTGCGATCGGCGGCTCGGCCATCGTCGTCGGATTCGCAGTCACCGTCGCTGTCCCGTCCGCTCGGATCCACTGGTTCGCCGATCCAGCGCGACCCGACGACGACGAGATCGAGGAAGAAACGTCGTCCGACCGGCTCGCCAGGATACTTTCGAGTACCGTCTCGAGGCCGGTCCGCGGGGTGGCAGTGACGGCGATTCGGCGAACGAAACGCGCACCGATTCGGTTGGCCTACGCCGGCTACCCGTTGTTTGGGGCGCTCGGCTTCGGTCAGGTGGTCATCGAAACCAGGACGGTTCCCTCGTTCGTCGCAGTGTTGTTTTGCCTGTACGTCGTCTGGGCGGCCGGGGTCCTGTTTACCCTCAACCCGTTGGGTGATCTGGGTCCGGCGCTGCCCGCCGTCCTGACCTCGACGCTTACCGGCCGACAGGCCATTCGCGGTCGCATGCTCGCCGGTTCGCTCATCGGCGTCCCGCTCGCGCTCGTCGTTTCGGTCGCCTTCGGGGTCGTCAGTCCGCTCTCGCTCGAGCATACCGCTGTGCTCGCCGTCGGGACTACGGCAGGCGCGGTCGCCACACCTGCTCTGGCCACTGGGATCGGGTCTACGTTTCCCCGCTTCGGCAGCGTCAAGCTCACCAATAATCGCGAGGCGGTGATGCCGAGCAAGACGGCTTTTCTCGTCTACACGCTCGCTATCGCGCTCCCGACGGGTGCGGCCGTCGTACTCTATCTCGAGGCGCCGGAGCTGATCGCCGGATTGATCTCCGGGTTGGCGGCGCTGACGCCACTTTCCGAAATAACGGTCTCTGCCCGCGCGATCACGATCGGTGCCTGGGCCGTCCTGATCGGCGGGCTGATCGCGCCGGTCGTCTCCTATCGATACGCGATCGAAGGGTTCGACTGGTACACACTCGAGTGACCCGTCGACCGATACCGACCTACCACGAAGGCTTACATCTCCGATGCGTCGAGCCACTCGCCGTCGACGTGGCGCTCGACGGACAGCGGTTCGTCGTCGTCGATGTCGATCGAGAGCATCGTAGTCGTGTCGTCCGTCGAATTCGTGGTGTTGCCCCCGGTGTCGGTCGTGTTTCCGTCCTCTGCGTCAGCGTCGACTCCGTCGACCGCGCGCTCGAGAATCGTCCCGCCGTCGCCGACCACGACGTCGTACGTCGACCCCTTCGCGACGCCGTCCAGTTTGGTTTCGACCGAGGTTTCGTACTGCTTCCACTGGCCGGCAGATTGTCGCTCGTACACGCTACCCCCGTCACCGGCCGCGAGTCCGGCGGCGTCGGTGCGATCGACGGCGCGGATGGCCCGTCGCTTGTCGTCGACGACGTGAGGAGTCCAGCGAAAGCCGTCGTAGCGGTAGATGATCCCGGAACCGGCGGCGACGTTTACGTCTTTTTTCCCCCTACTCGCGAGGTCGAAGAACGCACCGCCCGCGAAGTCGATGCCGATCTGCGTCCACGTGCTCCCGCCGTCGAACGTCTCCGCGACGAACTGGCTCGTACTGCAGACGTGCCCGGCCTCTCGAGTGGTAAAGTCTATCGCCGGAATCGTCGACCCGCCGCCGGGCTTGATCACTTTCTCGTATTTCATCGCCCCGCCGTCCTGTCGGACGCCGACGAGCAGTTCGCCGGAGCCGTTGACGAAGTAGACCCGCTCGTTCTCGCCGGCTGTTCCCCGGACTGCACAGTCTTCCCAGGTGCTCGTCTTTCCCTTCGGCGCGGAGTAGTTCGTCAGCGTCCGCGTTTCGACGTTGTATTCGCCGATGACGCCGCTCCCGCCGACGAACCAGACCGCTTTGCCATCGTCGGTCGCGTCGATCCCGGTCAGGCGACGGCTTCGAGCCTGCGGACCGTAGGAGACGACTTTCTGCCAGCCGTCATCGCGTCGGGCGAGGACGTTCCCGTCGGCACCGGCCGCGAACGGTCCCGTGGCGGTATCGACGGCATCGTTGAGCGCCTTTCCGGTCGGGGATTCGGCCCGTTGCCACTCGGAATCGGTCGATTGTGCGGCCGCTGTACCTGTGCCGATCGTGAGAACGCCTGCGGTCGTCGATGCTGTCGCGAGTCGAAGCACGTCGCGTCTGGTCTGTTCGGACATAGATCGCGACCCGGGGTACTGCTCGAGCAGACAAAAGTCCATGAGACATTATACATGGTTATACTTACCACGTAGTCGTCACACCAGAGTCGAAGTCGTCCTTCATGGTGACCACGTAGTCGTCACACCAGAGTCGAAGTCGTCCTTCATGGTGACCACGTAGTCGTCACACCAGAGTCGAAGTCGTCCTTCATGGTGACCACGTAGTCGTCACACCAGAGTCGAAGTCGTCCTTCATGGTGAAGACGAGATATCGGGCGGGTGGTTCCGTACCCACCGCAATCGATTGCGGCTACGAAGACCGGTGCCCATCGGAAGCGATCAGTGCGTACCAACGTGCGCTCACGACCGCGTAAACCGTCCCACCAACACCGATCGTGAGGACCGTTCCAGCAAGAACGGTCGCCGAGTAGACGGCGGATAGAACTGGAATGACGGAGGAAACACGCACGAGGAGTCCATTTAGCACCCCGAAGCCACAGAGGACGACGTTTAGCACCCCGAAGCCACAGAGGACGACGAGGATTCGGAGCCAGTTGCCGCGTGCACGGTACCGGCTTGCGACGAGAGATGCACGGATGGAACGATGCTCGCAGTACCTGCTTGGTTACCTCGGTACTGCGGCCAATCAGCCGGTTCAGGGGGAGATGCGTCCCCGGGTGCGAGACAGTCAGTCAGACTGATCAGGCCAATGAGCCCACAACCGACCACCTCGCGGCGGGACCGTCTTCGAGAACGCACCCAACGGTCCCCACTCATTCGTCGTGTTTGACGAACTCGCTCGATTCATATCACGATTTCGATGTTCGAAATATAGTTGGCTCGGCGTTGATTTTCCTCAGCTCAGATTGTGGTGCTACCCCGAGTCAGCCAGCCCGGTGCGGGCGTCGCGGGTCCGATCGACGGTGTCGACTATCGAGCCGAGATCGCGGCCGATCCGTCTCCGATACGGAAAGATGAAACGAAAACTGCTCGAGTCAGCTTACTCCGATGTTCCCCACTCGGCCGCCCTCTTCGGGCGGTCGGTCACGGCAGCGATTTCGAGCGTTCCGTCGAAGCTATCGAGCGCCTCGACGTAGGCCTCGGCGCTGGCTTCGGTCGACAGGTAGGGAATCTCTTCCTCGACGGCCATCTCCAGCGAATCGCGGTCGCGACTGACCACGAAGTCGACGTTGCCCTCGCGGATCGCCTGCGGGACGTCGTCGAAGTCGGCCACGTCGAAGTGGTTCTCGAAGCCGTCGATATCGAAGTCGACTACGGCGGTCCCCTCGCTGACGGCGTTGCCGGCGGCCTGCTGGGCCTTCCAGTAGGCCGTCCCGAACTCGCTTGCCGTCCCCATGACCTCACCAGTGGACTTCATTTCCGGGCCGAGACGCGGGTCCGACCCCGGCAGGCGGTCGAACGGGAGGACGACCTCTTTGATCGAGGTGTGGTCTGGGATCTGCTCTTCGGCCTCGAGGCTCGTCAGCGTCTCACCGGCCATGACCTGCGCGGCGAGTTTGGCGATCGGGACGCCTGTCGCCTTCGAGACGAACGGGACGGTACGCGAAGAGCGTGGGTTCGCCTCGAGCACGTACACTTCACCGTCGCGGACCGCCAGCTGAACGTTCAGCAGCCCTTTCGTCTTCAGCGCTTCGGCGATGTCCTCGGTGACCTCGCGGACGCGCTCGAGCGTGTCTTCGTCGAGCGAGCGCGGCGGAATCATACAGGCCGAGTCGCCGGAGTGGACGCCCGCGGTCTCGACGTGTTCCATGATACCGCCGATGAGCACGTTGCGGCTGTCGGCGACGGCGTCGACGTCGAGTTCGACCGCATCCTCGAGGAAGTCGTCGACCAGAATCGGCTTTTCGGGGCTGACGCGAACGGCCTCTTCGATATAGGTCTCGAGTTCGTCGTCGTCGTAGACGACGTCCATCGCACGGCCGCCGAGGACGTAGGAGGGACGCACGAGGACGGGATAGCCGATGTCGTGTGCGAGATCGAGTGCCTCCTCCTTGGAGAAGGCCGTACCGCCCTCTGGCTGGGCGATACCGAGTTCGTCCATCAGCGCGTTGAAACGGTCGCGATCTTCCGCAAGATCCATCGCTTCGACGCTCGTCCCCATGACCTCACAATCGAGGCCACGACGCTCGAGTTCGTCCTCGAGCGGTTCGCCGATGTTGACCGAGGTCTGGCCGCCGAACTGGACCATCACGCCGTCGGCGCCCGTCGCCTCGGCGACGTCGGCGACCTCCTCGGCCGTAATCGGCTCGAAGAAGAGCCCATCTGAGGTGTCGTAGTCCGTCGAGACCGTTTCCGGGTTGTTGTTGACGACGTGTGCGTCGATGCCCAGTTCGCGCAGCGCGCGGACCGCGTGAACCGAACAGTAGTCGAACTCGACGCCCTGCCCGATGCGGATCGGGCCGCCGCCGACGACGATTACGCTCTCGAGATCGCGATCGACCTC
This window harbors:
- the folP gene encoding dihydropteroate synthase, translating into MEYHEAADFCFDLRRFRPKPGTESTARLLSHLENPHADVDCVQIAGSNGKGSTARMLERTLREAGYSVGLYTSPHLEDLRERIRVDGRKIPQTAVCDYVDAVRDYITERAADGESPTFFETMTAMALWQFGREDVDIAVLEVGIGGKYDATSVVDPVASAVTSVTLEHTGILGDTEAEIARDKAHVAPDGDPLVTGVTGDSLEAVRDVAGEVVTVGTAPEADDASETVDATDGRSVPDIRVTYGGRTNHTEAAVSIEADDWHVETRIPLLGEYQAVNAGIAAAIATQVGDVSTADLENGLRSAHWPGRFEVMDTEPLVVLDGAHNPGACEQLAETLGTYDFDRLHVVFGAMHDKDHRAMAAALPTPDAIVTTEPSLERAEDRAVLAEAFADAGASTVRTEAAVQDALATALDAAESDDCVLVTGSLFAVAEARSRWTRTDVPKRVRDLSDARETLEDANVAAGDVERLDGDAVHRVVRTALRDRQATVLQEELLRLGGECALSGLDRDDEAVDAVLMGTLAQFEALVEVLENRSRPHGLADVARELRTTLEIDAGAADVADDETAPETERVPTERRTVGWSRSSARTTGDSTEATFPWADRPSVMGILNVTPDSFHDGGRYDALEDAVARARAMVDADVDVIDVGGESTRPGADPVSIDEELDRVVPVIERIADLDALISVDTRRAAVADAALEAGADIINDVSGLEDPKMRFVAADHDAGLVVMHSIDAPVVPDRDVEYDDVVADVIDHLSERVLLAEKAGLDRDRIIVDPGIGFGKSAAESFELLDRIDEFHALGCPVLFGHSHKSMFAQIGRDPGERLEATVAATALAADRGADIVRVHDGAENVAAVRTALATRNPERFDWQS
- a CDS encoding cupin domain-containing protein, coding for MPATDFDTERTYGEDRFTTRSVFRSDRTKVVLGYFEPGQFIPVHAPGSDVVISVRSGTGVVREGETDHVVGPDDVVVVEADVERGVRADEDGRLEALLVTSPPPTNAEHDPVREGLQREVFDP
- a CDS encoding ABC transporter ATP-binding protein; protein product: MSPVDALAIETENLTKRYGETTAVSDLTMDVERGSVYGFLGPNGAGKTTTMRILTTLTKPTSGTARVAGHPITDRESVTPHIGYLPEEPPIYDELTGREQLEYAAGLRDIPENVATERIESMLERFDLLADANKRIEDYSKGMRQKVGVIQAVLHEPDVAFLDEPTSGLDPRAARTMRDTIADLADREMTIFLSTHILPVVDELADEIGVLHDGTLVAEGDPETLKTRAETGDARSLEDAFLEITRQPSEDGLREPPAE